Proteins from a genomic interval of Quercus lobata isolate SW786 chromosome 11, ValleyOak3.0 Primary Assembly, whole genome shotgun sequence:
- the LOC115968793 gene encoding uncharacterized protein LOC115968793: MRTLLTLRPPQPSIPPCLFSSTFLFSFRPNKRFHFLTPCSSLKQTKKQKRSTAPSTAPQSLRWFFSNPRSEEEGSRGGAGGGGGGGDKRGGDGEKGGELELEGDTAIKGTILAGVLLVGVVGGFATVGYVYKDQINAFLTQFSTFIEGYGPAGYALFIAVYAGLEILAIPAIPLTMSAGLLFGSLIGTIIVSISGTVAASAAFLIARYFARERILKLVEGNKKFLAIDKAIGENGFRVVTLLRLSPLLPFSLGNYLYGLTSVKFVPYVLGSWLGMLPGTWAYVSAGAFGRAIIQEESEIGLPGGNGQLLTLGLGLLVTAIAAAYVTQLAKDAVKDIDD; encoded by the exons ATGCGCACCCTCCTCACTCTCAGGCCACCACAACCTTCAATACCACCATGTCTCTTCAGCTCCACATTTCTCTTCAGCTTCAGACCCAACAAGCGGTTTCACTTCCTCACACCTTGCTCTTCTCTAAAGCAGACCAAGAAGCAGAAAAGAAGTACTGCCCCTAGCACTGCCCCACAGAGTCTCAGGTGGTTCTTTAGCAATCCAAGGAGTGAAGAAGAAGGTAGTAGAGGCGgtgctggtggtggtggaggtggtggtgatAAGAGAGGAGGAGATGGTGAAAAGGGTGGTGAGTTGGAGTTGGAAGGTGACACTGCAATTAAAGGTACCATCTTGGCTGGTGTTTTGCTGGTGGGTGTAGTTGGTGGCTTTGCCACTGTTGGGTATGTCTACAAGGACCAGATTAATGCCTTCTTGACTCAATTTTCTACTTTCATCGAAG GTTATGGCCCAGCTGGATATGCTTTATTTATAGCGGTTTATGCAGGACTGGAA ATACTTGCGATTCCAGCCATTCCTTTGACCATGTCAGCTGGTCTTCTTTTTGGTTCTCTTATCGGCACTATCATTGTCTCCATCAGTGGAACA GTGGCAGCAAGTGCAGCCTTTTTAATTGCTAGATACTTTGCTCGAGAGCGGATTCTTAAACTGGTTgaaggaaacaaaaaatttctagcAATTGACAAAGCAATTGGAGAAAATGGCTTCAGAGTTGTTACCCTCCTTCGTTTAAGCCCTTTACTTCCATTTTCTTTGGGAAATTATCTATATGGATTGACATCCGTGAAGTTTGTACCATACGTGTTGGGAAG TTGGTTGGGGATGCTTCCAGGAACATGGGCTTATGTGAGTGCTGGTGCATTTGGGCGGGCAATTATT CAAGAAGAATCTGAGATTGGTTTACCTGGAGGAAATGGTCAGCTATTGACACTTGGTCTAGGACTATTGGTCACAGCAATTGCTGCAGCTTATGTGACGCAGCTTGCTAAG GATGCCGTAAAGGATATTGATGACtag